Proteins co-encoded in one Lysobacter solisilvae genomic window:
- the mutS gene encoding DNA mismatch repair protein MutS, whose product MKQFFAAKAEHPDVLLFFRMGDFYELFFDDARKAARLLDITLTQRGSSAGQPIPMAGVPVHAYEGYLARLVALGESVAICEQIGDPALAKGLVERKVVRIVTPGTVTDEALLNERRDTLLMAVARGKAGFGIAWADLAAGRLLVNEVATEDGLEAELSRLEPAEVLIPDEEGWSGFLLARTGLRRRAPWLFDADSGRRQLLRFFAVHDLSGFGIDDRPLGIAAASALLGYVEETQKQRLPHLTSIAMESGDGAIAMNAATRRHMELDTRVDGDTRTTLLGVLDSTITPMGGRLLRRWLHRPLRDREVLRRRHHAVAALIESGVAQRLREAFRALGDLERILARVALRSARPRDLSTLRDGLGLLPVACGHLAALDSPRLSELTAQLGDHGEHAGLLARALMPQPPVLARDGGIFADGYDAELDELRTLSTHADQFLIDLEARERASTGIGTLKVGYNRVHGYFIEISKGQSDKAPAHYTRRQTLTGAERYITQELKQFEDKVLSARERSLARERLLYEQLLDALNARLEPLKCCAASLAEIDVLACLAERAQALDWSRPELTDGDGIRIERGRHPVVEAVRAEPFEPNDLDLHDARRMLVITGPNMGGKSTYMRQNALIVLLAHIGSFVPATRACIGPVDRILTRIGAGDDLARGQSTFMVEMSETSYILHHATAQSLVLMDEIGRGTSTYDGLALAEACARHLAHANRAYTLFATHYFELTALAEPGSGIANVHLDAVEHGESLVFMHAVKDGPADRSFGLQVAALAGLPKAVVKQARGRLAELEQQGRDAPRPDLSAPALDQPQQFGLFAPTSAALDALTGIDPDDLTPKQALEALYRLKQLL is encoded by the coding sequence ATGAAGCAGTTCTTCGCCGCCAAGGCGGAGCATCCGGACGTTCTGCTGTTCTTCCGTATGGGCGACTTCTACGAGCTGTTCTTCGACGACGCCCGCAAGGCGGCGCGACTGCTCGACATCACCCTGACCCAGCGCGGCAGTTCGGCCGGCCAGCCCATCCCCATGGCCGGCGTGCCGGTCCATGCGTACGAAGGCTATCTCGCACGGCTGGTCGCGCTTGGCGAATCGGTGGCAATCTGCGAACAGATCGGCGATCCCGCCCTGGCCAAGGGCCTGGTCGAGCGCAAGGTCGTGCGCATCGTGACCCCCGGCACGGTGACCGACGAAGCCCTCCTCAACGAACGCCGCGACACGCTGCTGATGGCCGTGGCAAGGGGCAAGGCCGGTTTCGGCATCGCCTGGGCGGACCTGGCCGCGGGACGCCTGCTGGTCAACGAGGTCGCCACCGAAGACGGGCTGGAAGCGGAACTGTCCCGCCTGGAGCCGGCCGAAGTGCTGATTCCCGACGAGGAGGGCTGGAGCGGTTTCCTGCTCGCCCGTACCGGCCTGCGTCGCCGCGCGCCGTGGCTGTTCGACGCCGACAGCGGCCGCCGCCAGCTGCTGCGGTTCTTCGCCGTGCACGACCTTTCCGGCTTCGGCATCGACGACCGGCCGCTGGGCATCGCGGCCGCCTCGGCGCTGCTGGGCTACGTCGAGGAAACCCAGAAGCAGCGCCTGCCCCACCTCACCTCCATCGCCATGGAATCGGGCGATGGCGCCATCGCCATGAACGCCGCCACGCGCCGGCACATGGAACTGGACACGCGCGTCGACGGGGACACCCGCACCACGCTGCTGGGCGTGCTGGACTCCACGATCACCCCGATGGGCGGACGCCTGCTGCGCCGCTGGCTGCACCGCCCGTTGCGCGATCGCGAGGTGCTGCGCCGGCGCCACCATGCGGTGGCGGCGCTGATCGAATCGGGCGTGGCGCAGCGGCTGCGCGAGGCCTTCCGCGCGCTGGGCGATCTCGAGCGCATCCTCGCGCGCGTGGCCCTGCGCAGCGCCCGGCCGCGCGACCTGTCCACCCTGCGCGACGGCCTGGGCCTGCTGCCCGTCGCCTGCGGCCACCTGGCCGCGCTCGACTCGCCGCGCCTGTCCGAACTCACCGCGCAGCTGGGCGACCACGGCGAACACGCCGGCCTGCTGGCCCGCGCGCTGATGCCGCAGCCACCGGTACTGGCGCGCGACGGCGGGATCTTCGCCGACGGTTACGACGCCGAACTGGACGAGCTGCGCACGCTCTCCACGCATGCCGACCAGTTCCTGATCGACCTGGAAGCCCGCGAGCGGGCGAGCACCGGCATCGGTACGCTCAAGGTCGGCTACAACCGCGTCCACGGCTATTTCATCGAGATCAGCAAGGGCCAGTCGGACAAGGCGCCCGCCCACTACACGCGCCGCCAGACGCTGACCGGCGCCGAGCGCTACATCACCCAGGAACTCAAGCAGTTCGAAGACAAGGTGCTGTCCGCCCGCGAACGCTCGCTCGCGCGCGAGCGCCTGCTGTACGAACAACTGCTCGATGCGCTCAACGCGCGCCTGGAACCGCTCAAGTGCTGCGCCGCCAGCCTGGCCGAGATCGACGTGCTGGCCTGCCTGGCCGAACGCGCCCAGGCCCTGGACTGGTCGCGCCCCGAACTGACCGACGGCGATGGCATCCGCATCGAACGCGGCCGGCATCCGGTCGTGGAGGCCGTGCGCGCCGAGCCCTTCGAACCCAACGACCTGGACCTGCACGACGCCCGCCGCATGCTGGTGATCACCGGCCCGAACATGGGCGGCAAGAGCACCTACATGCGCCAGAACGCGCTGATCGTGCTGCTGGCCCATATCGGCAGCTTCGTGCCGGCCACGCGCGCCTGCATCGGCCCGGTCGACCGCATCCTCACCCGCATCGGCGCCGGCGACGACCTGGCCCGCGGGCAGTCGACCTTCATGGTCGAAATGAGCGAGACCTCCTACATCCTCCACCACGCGACCGCGCAGTCGCTGGTGTTGATGGACGAGATCGGCCGAGGCACGTCGACCTACGACGGCCTCGCCCTCGCCGAGGCCTGCGCGCGGCACTTGGCCCACGCCAATCGCGCGTACACGCTCTTCGCGACGCACTACTTCGAGCTCACGGCGCTGGCCGAACCCGGCAGCGGCATCGCCAACGTGCACCTGGACGCGGTCGAGCACGGTGAATCGCTGGTCTTCATGCACGCGGTCAAGGACGGCCCGGCCGACCGCAGCTTCGGACTGCAGGTCGCGGCGCTCGCCGGCCTGCCCAAGGCCGTGGTGAAGCAGGCGCGCGGCCGCCTGGCCGAACTCGAACAGCAGGGACGCGATGCGCCGCGTCCGGACCTCAGCGCTCCCGCGCTGGACCAGCCGCAGCAGTTCGGCCTGTTCGCGCCCACATCGGCGGCACTGGATGCACTGACCGGCATCGACCCCGACGATCTCACGCCCAAGCAGGCGCTCGAGGCGTTGTACCGGCTCAAGCAACTGCTCTGA